The window AGTTCGTGTGAATGAGCTAGTAACAAAATCCCTGAATCTTCTGAAGGGATCTTTACATGATGGACATGTTGAGCTCCATGTTGAAATTCCCGAAGATATCCCTGATGTCAAAGGGACATGGTGGGAACTCCAGCAGGTGCTTGTCAGTTTACTGAACAATGCTGTGCAGGCAGTTAAAGAATCAGAGCAAAAAAAAGTTGAAGTGAAAGGATATGTTGATAAGGGAATGGTAATGATCGAAATCACTGATACCGGCAGGGGAATTCCTGAAAAAAATTTATCTTCCATATTTGATTTTTTTTATACCACAAAGGATGAAGGCGAGGGAATGGGGCTTGGACTTTCCGCAGTAAACCAGATCCTTATGAAGTACGGAGGGAAGATAAGCGTGAGCAGTACAGAAGGGAAGGGCTCCACATTCAGAGTGCATCTTGAAGCTTTGTATTAACTTTTTTCCTTTATATACCTGAAGACAGATTCTGCAGCTATGGAACCTTCGCCGCTTGCTGTGATAAGAAGCTTCAATTTCTCCGGATAGGAAACTATATCGCCGCAGGCGAATATTCCTTCAACTGATGTCTTCATTTCCCTGTCAACGCATATGCCGTTTTTGTCAACCTGGATCCCCCACTTTTTGATTTTTGTGAAATTAGGGACCATTCCTATGTTTATTACGACCATGTCGGACTCAATCTTTTCATAAGATTTATTGGTCCGGTCGCATAGGATTACCTGCTCAACATGTTCGCAGCCAAGTATCTCTTTGACTTCAGTGTTAAACTTTATATTGATCGGAGAGTTCTTGACTGCATCAATGTAGAATTCGTATGCCTCGAATTGACTGCCTCTGTGGACTAAGGTCACTTTTTCGGCAAAGTCGGCTATGGTGATGGCGGCTTCAAGAGAGCTGTTTCCACCGCCGCCGCAAACGACCTTTCTTTCCCGCGCTTCTTTAATTGATGGGATGCCATAAAGAATACCTTTTCCCTGAAAATCATTTTCTCCTATTACGCCAAGGAGACGCGGGGTAAAAACACCTGCACCCATAGCGAGGATTACTGATTTTGTCTGATATTTGCCAAGAGATGTTGCTACTGTAAAAAGTTCTCCGTTCCGTTTTATATCATCAAGTTTTTCATTGGAATGTACTTCTACCCCCATGGATTTAACCTGCCGTAACATGTTCATGGCAAGCTCGCGGGCAGGTATTTCACTGAAGGCAGGATAGTCTTTTACAGGCTTTGACGGGTAAACCGATATCATCTGCCCGCCCCCCTGCTTCTGCTCGATAAGGAGGATGTTTAGGTCCCTCATCCTGCAAAAGATGGCAGCAGCAATTCCTCCTGCACCTGCACCGGCTATGATGACATCGAAGGGTTTGGTATCCATTTTTTTATTGTAACATGGAAATGCTGTATGACGTATTCAAAAAAAAGAGGGTGTAAAAATTACACCCTCTTTCAGATTTATTTTCTTATTAATTATTATTTTACAACTCTAAATCCGTTCTTCATCTTGGCACATCCATCTTTATCCTGTCCACTAATATAAACATATACATCGTACTTCGTAGCAATAGCATCAGTGTATACTGAAACCAACGCGGTAAATGAATTGT is drawn from Candidatus Schekmanbacteria bacterium and contains these coding sequences:
- a CDS encoding NAD(P)/FAD-dependent oxidoreductase, whose product is MDTKPFDVIIAGAGAGGIAAAIFCRMRDLNILLIEQKQGGGQMISVYPSKPVKDYPAFSEIPARELAMNMLRQVKSMGVEVHSNEKLDDIKRNGELFTVATSLGKYQTKSVILAMGAGVFTPRLLGVIGENDFQGKGILYGIPSIKEARERKVVCGGGGNSSLEAAITIADFAEKVTLVHRGSQFEAYEFYIDAVKNSPINIKFNTEVKEILGCEHVEQVILCDRTNKSYEKIESDMVVINIGMVPNFTKIKKWGIQVDKNGICVDREMKTSVEGIFACGDIVSYPEKLKLLITASGEGSIAAESVFRYIKEKS